The following proteins are co-located in the Amblyraja radiata isolate CabotCenter1 chromosome 8, sAmbRad1.1.pri, whole genome shotgun sequence genome:
- the crnkl1 gene encoding crooked neck-like protein 1: protein MASTAAGKQRIPKVAKVKNKAPAELQITAEQLLREAKERELELLPPPPTQKITDEEELNDYKLRKRKTFEDNIRKNRTVISNWIKYAQWEESLKEIQRARSIYERALDVDHRNITLWLKYAEMEMKNRQINHARNIWDRAITILPRVNQFWYKYTYMEEMLGNVAGARQVFERWMEWHPDEQAWHSYINFELRYKEIERARLVYEKFVLIHPDVKNWIKYARFEEKHAYIGHTRKVYERGVEFYGEDHMDEQLFVSFAKFEEKQKEFDRVRVIYKYALDRIAKSQAQELFKNYTVFEKKFGDRRGIEDVIVSKRRFQYEEEVKANPHNYDAWFDYLRLVESDGDPETVHEVYERAIANVPPIQEKRHWRRYIYLWVNYSLFEELEAKDPEKTRQVYQACLELIPHKKFTFAKLWLLYAQFEVRQKNLPLARRALGTGIGKCPKNKLFKGYIELELQLREFDRCRKLYEKYLEFSPENCTTWIKFAELETILGDVERARAIYELAIGQPRLDMPEVLWKSYIDFEIEQEEYDMTRNLYRRLLQRTQHVKVWISYVQFELSVDATERLSRCRQIYEDANRSLRNCEEKEERLMFLESWRDFEIEFGTESLKNRVVKLMPERVKKRRKLQAEDGSDAGWEEYYDYIFPEDAANQPNLKLLAMAKLWKKQLQDEKESEDDPDENTDKTEEGES from the exons GTGAAAAATAAGGCACCTGCTGAATTGCAAATTACAGCTGAACAACTTTTGAGAGAAGCAAAAGAGAGGGAACTTGAACTTCTGCCACCACCGCCGACTCAAAAGATCaccgatgaggaggaattgaatGACTACAAGCTAAGAAAAAGAAAA ACCTTTGAAGACAATATACGGAAAAATCGAACTGTTATTAGCAACTGGATCAAATACGCACAATGGGAGGAGAGCCTAAAAGAAATACAGCG GGCACGTTCGATTTACGAGCGTGCATTAGATGTCGATCACAGAAATATCACGCTGTGGTTGAAGTATGCAGAGATGGAAATGAAGAACCGACAGATTAATCACGCCCGCAACATCTGGGATCGAGCAATTACCATCCTGCCCAGGGTCAACCAGTTttg GTACAAATATACCTACATGGAGGAAATGCTAGGGAATGTTGCAGGGGCAAGGCAGGTGTTTGAGCGCTGGATGGAATGGCATCCCGATGAACAAGCTTGGCATTCCTATATTAATTTTGAACTGCGATACAAGGAAATTGAAAGAGCCCGACTGGTTTATGAGAAGT TTGTTTTGATCCATCCTGATGTGAAGAACTGGATTAAATATGCCCGGTTTGAAGAAAAGCACGCATATATTGGACATACACGGAAAGTCTACGAAAGAGGAGTGGAATTTTATGGGGAGGATCACATGGACGAGCAgctctttgtgtcatttgcaaagttTGAAGAAAAGCAGAAAGAA TTTGATCGAGTGCGAGTGATTTACAAATATGCGCTTGATAGAATTGCCAAAAGTCAAGCTCAAGAGCTCTTCAAAAACTACACAGTGTTTGAGAAAAAATTTGGGGACAGAAGAGGTATTGAAGATGTTATTGTCAGCAAAAGACGCTTTCAATATGAAGAAGAAGTCAAG GCTAATCCACATAACTATGATGCCTGGTTTGATTACCTCCGCTTGGTTGAGAGCGACGGAGACCCTGAGACTGTACATGAAGTGTATGAGCGTGCAATCGCCAATGTTCCACCCATTCAAGAAAAGCGGCACTGGAGGAGATACATTTACTTATGGGTTAATTATTCTTTGTTTGAAGAACTGGAGGCAAAG GATCCAGAGAAGACTAGGCAAGTTTATCAAGCATGTTTGGAACTCATCCCCCATAAGAAG TTTACCTTTGCCAAATTGTGGCTGCTATATGCACAGTTCGAAGTTCGACAGAAAAATCTACCTCTTGCCAGACGGGCTTTG GGTACTGGGATAGGAAAATGTCCAAAAAACAAGTTGTTCAAAGGTTATATTGAACTAGAGCTCCAGCTTCGTGAGTTTGACCGATGTAGGAAACTCTATGAGAAATACTTGGAATTTTCCCCGGAGAATTGCACCACTTGGATCAAGTTTGCTGAATTAGAGACCATCCTAGGTGATGTAGAGCGTGCTCGTGCAATCTATGAGCTAGCAATTGGTCAACCTAGACTCGATATGCCAGAG GTTCTGTGGAAGTCCTACATTGACTTTGAAATTGAACAGGAAGAATATGACATGACGAGAAATCTTTACAGACGTCTACTTCAACGCACTCAACATGTTAAA GTATGGATCAGTTATGTTCAGTTTGAACTTTCGGTGGATGCGACTGAACGTTTATCTCGATGTCGACAAATCTATGAGGATGCCAACAGATCTTTGCGAAACTGTGAGGAGAAAGAAGAGCGACTCATGTTCTTGGAGTCCTGGAGGGATTTTGAGATAGAATTTGGCACAGAGTCTTTAAAAAACAGAGTTGTAAAACTCATGCCAGAACGCGTCAAGAAAAGGCGAAAGTTACAGGCAGAAGATGGG TCAGATGCTGGCTGGGAGGAATATTACGACTACATTTTCCCAGAAGATGCTGCCAATCAACCAAACCTCAAGCTGCTTGCTATGGCCAAACTCTGGAAGAAACAACTGCAGGATGAGAAAGAATCAGAGGATGACCCAGATGAAAATACAGATAAAACGGAGGAGGGTGAATCCTGA